Within the uncultured Bacteroides sp. genome, the region CGACCTTCTGTACCCCCCATTGTAACACGTGTGTAGCCCCGGACGTAAGGGCCGTGCTGATTTGACGTCATCCCCACCTTCCTCACATCTTACGACGGCAGTCTTGATAGAGTCCTCAGCTTAACCTGTTAGTAACTATCAATAAGGGTTGCGCTCGTTATGGCACTTAAGCCGACACCTCACGGCACGAGCTGACGACAACCATGCAGCACCTTCACAAATGCCATTGCTGGCTATAATATTTCTACTATATTCATTTGCAATTTAAGCCCGGGTAAGGTTCCTCGCGTATCATCGAATTAAACCACATGTTCCTCCGCTTGTGCGGGCCCCCGTCAATTCCTTTGAGTTTCACCGTTGCCGGCGTACTCCCCAGGTGGAATACTTAATGCTTTCGCTTGGCCGCTTACTGTATATCGCAAACAGCGAGTATTCATCGTTTACTGTGTGGACTACCAGGGTATCTAATCCTGTTTGATACCCACACTTTCGTGCCTCAGCGTCAGTTGTACCCCGGTAAGCTGCCTTCGCAATTGGAGTTCTTCGTGATATCTAAGCATTTCACCGCTACACCACGAATTCCGCCTACCTTATGTACACTCAAGAATAACAGTTTCAACTGCAATTTTACGGTTGAGCCGCAAACTTTCACAACTGACTTATTATTCCGCCTACGCACCCTTTAAACCCAATAAATCCGGATAACGCTCGGATCCTCCGTATTACCGCGGCTGCTGGCACGGAGTTAGCCGATCCTTATTCATAGTATACATACAAAAAACCACACGTGGCTCACTTTATTCTACTATAAAAGAAGTTTACAATCCATAGGACCTTCATCCTTCACGCTACTTGGCTGGTTCAGGCTCTCGCCCATTGACCAATATTCCTCACTGCTGCCTCCCGTAGGAGTTTGGTCCGTGTCTCAGTACCAATGTGGGGGACCTTCCTCTCAGAACCCCTATCCATCGAAGACTTGGTGAGCCGTTACCTCACCAACTATCTAATGGAACGCATCCCCATCCATAACCGATTAATCTTTAACTTATTTAAGATGCCTTATATAAGTACTATCGGGTATTAATCTTTCTTTCGAAAGGCTATCCCCGAGTTATGGGAAGGTTGGATACGTGTTACTCACCCGTGCGCCGGTCGTCAGCGGTATTGCTACCCTGCTACCCCTCGACTTGCATGTGTTAAGCCTGTAGCTAGCGTTCATCCTGAGCCAGGATCAAACTCTTCATTGTAAAAGTTTCATTTTAATTCTGTTCAGGATTCCGTTCTTATTTTTCTTGTTTCTTCAACTACTTAATCACTTAAGTCGTTGTTGACGGTTCGAAATTTATTACTCTGTAAGTATGCCAAAGCACACCAACAAGAGCTCTTGTACTACTTGTATTGTTTATATCTAAATCTTATTCAAAGAACGATTTTTAGCTCTCATAATGGGCTTCTCTCGAAGCGAAAGCGGATGCAAAGATAAGAACTTTAAGTTATATACTCCAAATGTTTTCGAAGTTTTTTTTAAAACTTTATTCCTGCGAACCTCTTTGTCATTATGTCAATGCTAAGCCTTGTTTCTCTTACAAAGCGAGTGCAAAAATACAGGATTCAAGCATAAAATCCTAATATATCTGACTCTTTTATTCAATAAATATGAAATAAATTTGTAACTTACTGATTACTAGATGTGTTATAAAGCATGTTTTTTAAATGCCAAAATAAAGGATTACAAGAGCAATACATTATTTATTTACGCGCGCGTAAAAGACAATTATATATTTAATCATATCTTTATTTCATGTTATCTCTAACGAAAGCAGATTTTACTTTTTCTTATATGGAACTCTGGTTATTTACTTTTTTTGTGTACGTCCAAGCTCATCTTCAATGCCAGTGTTCCGTGAACGATGCTCCTTTATTTTATCCGAGCCAAATTTATAACCGAAGCTGATGATGAATGTCCTTAAATTGGAATCGTTATAGTTCTTACTGTATACGTTTTTATATGTAACTGTATTACGCTCTATCTGACCTGATAAGAGATCGTTTGCGCTGAGACTAATTGTACCTCTATTGTTCAGAACTGTTTTACGAACGCCTAATGATAAATTATTAGTTAGCTTATCGCTCTTTGAATAGCCTATTCTCATTGCAGGTAATAGCAATACATTAATTTCAGCAGAGAAAGTTTTGCTGATTTGAAGATTATTGCCACACCAGATAGCCCGGAAAGGCCGTTGTTATTGAAATTAGTAACCGCTATATTTGCTTTGTTCTGAATATAAGCAAATTGCCCCATAAAGTTAAATTGCCAGCATTTAAGAAAGGTATCATTATAATTGAGCATAAAAATGTAGGCTGTTCTACTTCCAAAGTTCTTGTATACTGATCCGTAACGGTTATCCTTAAGGTTTTCCAAAGGTTCCAATAGTATCATCTTCTCATTATGTGTCCAGGTTAATGTAGCACTTAACTTTTGCAGATAGGTATATTTCAAATCGATGTTATTGTTATACGAAGGACTGAGATAAGGATTACCTGCCCAATAAGAGTAATTATCCAATCTGATTTCAAAAGAATTTAGTACTTCGTAATTCGGACGTCGAATTCTTCTTGAATAGGATGCTCCGAAATTATGCTTTTCAGAGGCTGCATATTGAATAAACATTGAAGGGAAAAATCCCAGGTATGATTCTTTATTTCTTTGACTTGTTGTAACCTGATTCCCATCAGAGTGAGTGTACTCCGTCCGTAATCCTAACTGGAATGCCCATTTCTTAAGTTGTTGAGCATAATTTATATAAGCAGCAGATATATCCTCCTTGTATTTAAAGTAATTACTTCTATTGTTGTCATTTGTCCAGACTCCATTAAGTAGATTCTCATAACAAATATCATTATCTGTTTTAGTGGAACTCAATTTCAGGCCTGTTTCCATGAAGGCTTTTTCAAAAAGAGGATGTTGGTAGTCCAGTTTAGCCGACCAAACATTAGTCTTTTGAGGAAGAAAGCTTCGCTGAGAGCTGTTAGACTCCGATTCTGTATTGTCAATAGCGTAGAACAAATAGCTCTGA harbors:
- a CDS encoding outer membrane beta-barrel protein, producing MRIGYSKSDKLTNNLSLGVRKTVLNNRGTISLSANDLLSGQIERNTVTYKNVYSKNYNDSNLRTFIISFGYKFGSDKIKEHRSRNTGIEDELGRTQKK